The Paenibacillus spongiae nucleotide sequence ACAGATGGAGTGCGAGATGCCTTCGATCGCATCGCCCAGCGGATGCGCATAATCGTACATCGGATAGATGCACCATGCGTCCCCGGTGCGGTGATGATGCGTATGCGAGATGCGGTACAGGACCGGATCGCGCAGCGTGATATTGGGCGAGCCCATGTCGATCTTGGCGCGGAGCACCTTCTCCCCGTCCTTGAATTCGCCTGCGCGCATGCGGGCGAACAAGTCGAGATTCTCCTCCACGCTGCGGTTGCGGTGCGGGCTGTCTTGGCCCGGCTCGGTCAGCGTTCCCCGCGTCTCGCGCATCTGCTCGGCGGACAGGTCGCACACATATGCCTTGCCTTTCTTGATCAGCAGCACGGCACGGTTGTACATTTCCTCGAAATAGTCTGATGCGAACCGCAGATCATCCCATTCGAAGCCCAGCCAGCGCACGTCCTCTTGAATGGCATCCACGTACTCTGTATCTTCTTTCAATGGATTCGTATCATCGAATCGCAGGTTCGTTTTGCCTTTATATTCATCGGCAAGCTCAAAGTTCAGGCAGATCGACTTGGCATGGCCGATATGCAGGTAACCGTTCGGCTCCGGCGGAAAACGGGTTACGATCTCGCTAACTTTGCCGGCTTTCAAATCGGCTTCGACGATCGTTTTGATAAAGTTTGAGGATGATGTCTTATTCTCCACAGCGACCAACCTTTCAACGAATTTGTCTATCCTATTATAATACACAATTTTCAGAGTGATTATAAGATCAATGTCTGGCGAGGGGAACCGCATCGGCCTTCCCGGAGCTTCCGAAATTGGCGGGAGGGACCGCATCGGCTTTCCCGGAACTTCCGAAATTGGTTTTTTGCGAAGGATCCCTGCAAGAAGCTTGATCCGCGGATTCAGCGTGGATCGCATGTCACTAGGGTATCAGCGGCTCCTTTACGGCAGGGCGCCGTCACCGATGCAAGAAGCCCGATCATTGGGCCATAGCTGCGCCTGCCGAATGCTTGACTGAGACTCCATTGCCCAGGCGCATCCGCATAAGATCGCCAAACCTTTCGGCAGCCCTTACTTCGCTAGGGCTCTGTTGGTTTGGTAGATCGCCTGTCGGAGGCTCGGTCAGCGGCTGCGTATCGCTAGCCCTAAGGCCGAAAAACGGCGTTACAGCCGTGCGATGTGGGGGCGGCTGCGTATCGCTAGCCGTAAGACCGAAATTGTTATAGCTGTTTTCTGCCTTGACACGGCAAAATGATCTCTCTATAGTTAGGTTAGCTAAGTAAATATTTTACAGCCTTGCCAACTGACTTGGAGGGTATTTCACGATGTCTACCGACCACACCGCCTCCCACGCGCTCTTACACGCATTACGGCAGCTGAAGCATATCCCTTGGGGCGGACGTCAAGGAATTGACGGCTGCACACGCAGTGAAACGATCATGCTGCTCAGCATTCGCAAGGGCATGAGATCCAACCCATCAGGTCTGAAACTGTCCGATCTCAGCACCTTCCTTCGCGTAACCTTGCCGACCGTCTCGCAGATGGTGAATGTGCTCACCGCAAGAGGGCTTCTGGAACGCTCGGCCGATCCGAAGGATCGCAGGATCGTCCGGATCAAGCTGAGCACCGAGGGCGAGGAGATAACAAGCGAGATCGATTCTTCGATGCACCGCCGCCTTGAAGAGCTGATGGAGCATCTGGGCGCGCAGCGCACCCGAGAGCTAATCGAAACGCTCGAAGACATCTACAATTTCTACAACGAAGGCAATCCCATCGCGGCGTCT carries:
- a CDS encoding MarR family winged helix-turn-helix transcriptional regulator; protein product: MSTDHTASHALLHALRQLKHIPWGGRQGIDGCTRSETIMLLSIRKGMRSNPSGLKLSDLSTFLRVTLPTVSQMVNVLTARGLLERSADPKDRRIVRIKLSTEGEEITSEIDSSMHRRLEELMEHLGAQRTRELIETLEDIYNFYNEGNPIAASPCEADSDANSSETKVNKKR